From one Deltaproteobacteria bacterium genomic stretch:
- a CDS encoding DsbA family protein: protein MKTSNIIIFINLLITLSCQQVEPIGECVLSIASDSPTRGPEDAWVTMVEFSDFQCSYCREANNTIKELLDTYPDDLRLVFRHFPLPQHKFAYNAAIAAQCAQPQNRFWEMAAILFAHQSALSNDDLASYAQQAELDIDLWNQCFTERQSFSRISADKNDATMALVSATPTFFINGKRLVGSLPLAEFKTEIDKAIAIASTSGASRDEYYPMLLNKGCKVEQP from the coding sequence TTTTTATAAACTTACTAATTACTCTTAGCTGTCAACAAGTTGAACCAATCGGAGAATGCGTACTTAGTATTGCCTCTGATTCTCCCACCCGTGGACCAGAAGACGCTTGGGTAACTATGGTCGAGTTTTCTGATTTTCAATGCTCGTATTGCCGCGAAGCTAATAATACTATTAAAGAACTACTTGATACCTATCCAGATGATTTACGTTTAGTGTTTAGGCACTTTCCGCTACCGCAACATAAATTTGCTTACAATGCTGCTATCGCCGCACAATGTGCACAGCCACAAAACCGTTTCTGGGAAATGGCCGCAATTTTATTTGCCCACCAATCTGCACTTTCAAATGATGATTTGGCATCTTATGCGCAACAAGCTGAATTAGATATTGATCTATGGAATCAATGCTTCACAGAACGCCAAAGCTTTTCTCGGATTAGCGCCGATAAAAATGACGCTACTATGGCCCTAGTTAGTGCAACCCCAACATTTTTTATTAATGGTAAACGTTTAGTGGGGTCTTTACCTTTGGCTGAATTTAAAACTGAAATCGATAAAGCCATTGCTATCGCTAGCACTAGTGGTGCTAGCCGTGATGAGTATTATCCCATGCTACTAAATAAGGGATGTAAAGTAGAACAACCTTAA
- a CDS encoding cold-shock protein, with translation MQESDAQTGIVKWFNESKGFGFIKPDSGGNDLFVHFSAIKSDGFRTLAEGQKVKFEVVRGPKGLQAQAVETC, from the coding sequence ATGCAAGAGTCTGATGCTCAGACAGGTATTGTGAAGTGGTTTAATGAAAGCAAAGGGTTTGGTTTTATCAAGCCTGATAGCGGTGGCAACGATTTATTCGTGCACTTCTCTGCGATTAAATCAGATGGTTTCCGAACTTTGGCTGAAGGTCAAAAGGTCAAGTTTGAAGTTGTGCGTGGTCCTAAAGGCCTACAAGCACAAGCAGTAGAGACGTGCTGA